A region of Massilia sp. WG5 DNA encodes the following proteins:
- a CDS encoding c-type cytochrome: MKRFFLSILLPGSLLVLPGCTPSGTDAATGERVFKQCASCHQVGVNARASFGPQLNGLFGRRAGSTPDFAYSEAMKASGIVWDERTLAAFLRDPGKLVPGTKMRFWGLGDDNEIKALQAYLRTFQQAAPPAAR; this comes from the coding sequence ATGAAGCGTTTTTTCCTGTCCATCCTCCTGCCCGGCTCCCTGCTGGTCCTCCCAGGCTGCACCCCTTCCGGCACCGATGCCGCCACCGGCGAACGCGTGTTCAAGCAATGCGCCTCCTGCCACCAGGTGGGCGTCAACGCCCGCGCAAGTTTCGGCCCGCAGCTGAACGGCCTGTTCGGGCGCCGCGCCGGCTCCACGCCCGACTTCGCCTATTCGGAGGCCATGAAAGCCTCCGGCATCGTCTGGGACGAGCGCACCCTGGCCGCCTTCCTGCGCGATCCCGGCAAGCTGGTGCCGGGCACGAAGATGCGCTTCTGGGGCCTCGGCGACGACAACGAGATCAAGGCCCTGCAAGCCTATCTGCGCACCTTCCAGCAGGCGGCGCCGCCCGCGGCCCGCTGA